A genome region from Bradyrhizobium sp. WSM1417 includes the following:
- a CDS encoding DUF3750 domain-containing protein, which produces MILFLLLIFLPIGVSAGRYYLRGDGRGNWQTADRSSAGLLPPASANPDALIRVFAARTVRWRSIFAVHTWIVVKEKGAATYSRYDYTAWGDPVRSNGFAPDGRWFGALPETVVAVDGARAEALIPKIRTVIENYKFRAYGDYSAWPGPNSNTFVQAALDAVPELRAVLPPTAIGKDFPYSGRWAGITASGTGLYASLSGYLGMTIGWVEGVEVNFLGAVLGLDIRRPALKLPGIGRLGVAAGT; this is translated from the coding sequence TTGATTCTGTTCCTGCTGCTGATCTTCCTGCCGATTGGGGTGTCGGCCGGCCGCTATTATTTGCGCGGCGACGGCCGCGGCAATTGGCAGACGGCGGATCGCTCCAGCGCCGGCCTGCTGCCGCCCGCATCCGCCAATCCGGACGCGCTGATCCGCGTATTCGCCGCGCGCACCGTGCGCTGGCGCAGCATCTTTGCCGTCCACACCTGGATCGTCGTCAAGGAGAAGGGTGCCGCGACCTACAGCCGATACGACTACACGGCCTGGGGCGATCCTGTTCGCAGCAACGGCTTTGCGCCCGACGGCCGTTGGTTCGGCGCCCTCCCGGAAACCGTCGTCGCCGTCGACGGCGCGCGGGCCGAAGCGTTGATTCCGAAGATCCGTACCGTCATCGAGAATTACAAGTTCCGCGCCTATGGCGACTACAGCGCCTGGCCGGGACCGAATTCCAACACCTTCGTGCAGGCGGCGCTGGACGCCGTTCCCGAATTGCGCGCGGTGCTGCCGCCGACCGCCATCGGCAAGGACTTTCCCTATAGCGGACGCTGGGCCGGCATCACGGCGTCCGGCACCGGGCTCTACGCCTCGCTGTCGGGCTATCTCGGCATGACCATCGGCTGGGTCGAAGGTGTCGAGGTCAATTTCCTCGGCGCGGTGCTCGGCCTCGACATCCGCCGCCCCGCGCTGAAGCTTCCTGGCATCGGCCGCCTGGGTGTGGCGGCCGGCACGTAG
- a CDS encoding DUF2934 domain-containing protein codes for MPVATAGFAVDEQQKIEHQIELATRAAALVKDETTVQRFRNFAEELKQKLLRMMGRGKVRARAYELWEQAGRPADRDLEFWVEAERQIEQERDQRRLPDSSEKR; via the coding sequence ATGCCCGTGGCTACGGCGGGGTTTGCGGTGGATGAGCAGCAAAAGATAGAGCACCAGATCGAACTCGCAACGCGAGCGGCTGCGCTCGTCAAAGACGAAACCACCGTCCAGCGATTCAGGAACTTTGCCGAGGAGCTGAAGCAAAAGCTGCTTCGCATGATGGGGCGCGGCAAGGTGCGAGCGCGCGCCTACGAACTCTGGGAGCAGGCCGGTCGCCCGGCCGATCGCGATCTGGAGTTCTGGGTCGAAGCGGAACGGCAGATCGAACAAGAGCGCGATCAGCGGAGGCTCCCGGATTCCTCGGAGAAACGTTAG
- a CDS encoding DUF2934 domain-containing protein, producing MPEPTDHDIKERAHRLWEQAGKPEGREEEFWHAAEQELRNEDKSNPMRTPDTL from the coding sequence ATGCCCGAGCCGACCGATCACGACATCAAAGAACGCGCGCACCGCTTGTGGGAACAGGCGGGCAAGCCGGAAGGCCGCGAGGAAGAGTTCTGGCACGCGGCCGAGCAGGAGTTGCGCAACGAGGACAAGTCGAACCCCATGCGGACGCCGGATACGCTGTGA
- a CDS encoding type II 3-dehydroquinate dehydratase translates to MAARIMILNGPNLNFLGIREPHIYGSTTLEQIEASCQALADQLGVSMSFHQSNMEGELVSLIQSAHGNAEAIIMNPAAYSFTSIALIDALKIFEGVKIEVHISNIHARDELHRHSITSSACTAVICGLGPYGYLAAMLAAVQRLGQLPETIAPALHGLAAGGKV, encoded by the coding sequence ATGGCCGCAAGGATCATGATCCTCAACGGACCCAATCTCAATTTCCTTGGCATCCGCGAGCCCCACATCTACGGCTCGACGACGCTTGAGCAGATCGAGGCGAGCTGCCAGGCGCTGGCCGACCAGCTCGGCGTTTCGATGTCGTTCCATCAATCGAACATGGAAGGCGAACTCGTCAGCCTGATCCAGTCCGCCCATGGCAATGCGGAGGCTATCATCATGAATCCCGCGGCCTATTCATTCACCTCGATCGCGCTGATCGATGCGCTGAAGATTTTCGAGGGCGTGAAGATCGAGGTACATATTTCGAACATTCACGCGCGGGACGAATTGCACCGCCACTCGATCACGTCGAGTGCCTGCACGGCGGTCATTTGCGGCCTCGGTCCCTATGGCTATCTCGCCGCAATGCTTGCGGCCGTCCAACGGCTGGGGCAATTGCCTGAGACCATCGCACCGGCTCTGCACGGGCTAGCGGCCGGCGGCAAGGTGTAG